Proteins co-encoded in one Prunus persica cultivar Lovell chromosome G6, Prunus_persica_NCBIv2, whole genome shotgun sequence genomic window:
- the LOC18774496 gene encoding cytochrome P450 81E8, translated as MEDILFCTSLTVIFILFTFKFLVQPNRSRYKNIAPSPPSLPILGHLHLLRPPVHRTFHRLSQKYGPVFSLWFGSRRVVIVSSPSAVEECFTKNDIVLANRPRLLMGKHVGYNNTTMAGSPYGDHWRNLRRIGVTEIFSTARLQTFSGIRKDEVKHLLLKLSQNARDGFAKVELKSMFNELTFNIIMTMVAGKRYYGDDMSVDKEEAKQFRQIMSDAFLYGSAANPADFLPILNWVGRGGYEKKVKTLAKRTDAFLQGLIDEHRRKGKNGTTMIDHLLSLQESQPEYYNDQIIKGLILVLLLAGTDTSAMTLEWALSNLLNNPHVLKKVKAELDAQLGQENLVDEPDLSKLPYLQSIISETLRLCPAAPLLVPHLSSEDCIIGGFDVPRDTMVLINAWALHRDPQLWDDPESFMPERFESGDNFSHKLLPFGLGRRSCPGVGLAQRVVGLTLGSLIQCFEWERVSEKEIDMTEDKGLTMPKAVPLEAMCKSRLIARKVLS; from the exons ATGGAAGACATCTTGTTCTGCACATCCCTCACTGTTATCTTCATCCTATTTACCTTCAAGTTTTTGGTCCAACCAAATCGAAGTCGTTACAAAAACATTGCACCAAGCCCACCTTCACTTCCAATCCTTGGCCATCTCCACCTCCTAAGACCCCCAGTCCACCGAACCTTCCACCGCCTCTCCCAAAAATACGGCCCCGTTTTCTCACTCTGGTTCGGCTCACGCCGGGTGGTCATAGTCTCCTCCCCGTCCGCAGTCGAAGAATGCTTCACCAAAAATGACATCGTTTTAGCCAACCGTCCTCGCTTGCTCATGGGCAAGCACGTAGGCTACAACAACACCACCATGGCAGGGTCTCCATATGGCGACCACTGGCGTAACCTCCGCCGCATCGGCGTCACCGAGATATTCTCCACCGCCCGACTCCAGACATTCTCCGGGATCAGAAAGGACGAAGTCAAACACTTACTACTTAAACTCTCACAAAACGCACGTGACGGTTTTGCGAAGGTGGAACTCAAGTCCATGTTCAATGAGCTCACCTTTAACATCATAATGACGATGGTGGCGGGGAAGAGGTACTACGGCGACGACATGTCGGTCGACAAAGAAGAGGCCAAGCAGTTCAGGCAGATTATGAGCGATGCGTTCCTTTATGGGAGCGCAGCGAACCCAGCTGATTTTTTGCCCATTTTGAATTGGGTTGGGAGAGGTGGTTATGAGAAGAAGGTGAAGACGTTGGCTAAGAGGACAGATGCATTCTTGCAGGGTCTGATTGATGAGCACAGAAGGAAGGGTAAAAATGGTACTACAATGATTGACCATCTTCTTTCCCTGCAAGAGTCGCAGCCTGAATATTACAACGACCAAATCATCAAGGGCCTTATTCTG GTCTTGCTATTGGCGGGCACTGATACATCAGCAATGACATTGGAATGGGCATTGTCTAATCTACTTAACAATCCGCACGTGTTAAAAAAGGTTAAAGCTGAGCTAGATGCTCAACTTGGCCAAGAAAACTTAGTGGATGAACCAGACCTCTCCAAACTACCGTACCTGCAAAGTATCATCTCAGAGACCCTCCGTTTATGTCCGGCTGCTCCGTTGCTTGTCCCACATCTTTCGTCCGAGGATTGTATTATTGGAGGATTCGATGTGCCACGTGACACAATGGTATTGATCAATGCATGGGCTCTGCATAGAGATCCTCAACTGTGGGATGATCCAGAAAGCTTCATGCCTGAGAGGTTTGAAAGTGGTGATAATTTTTCCCACAAACTCCTGCCTTTTGGACTTGGAAGAAGGTCTTGCCCTGGAGTAGGCTTAGCGCAACGTGTAGTGGGCTTGACTTTGGGGTCATTGATTCAGTGCTTCGAGTGGGAGAGAGTTAGTGAGAAGGAAATTGACATGACTGAAGATAAAGGACTCACCATGCCTAAAGCTGTTCCATTAGAGGCCATGTGTAAATCGCGCTTGATTGCGAGGAAGGTTCTATCTTAA